A stretch of Carya illinoinensis cultivar Pawnee chromosome 14, C.illinoinensisPawnee_v1, whole genome shotgun sequence DNA encodes these proteins:
- the LOC122294624 gene encoding uncharacterized protein LOC122294624: MVFPSGTADKLIWNFERNGLFSVKSCYRLIMDLSRLETSESSNVRSQQKLWKALWKMPVPNKIKVFAWRACMDSLPSKVKLMQKQVQAFWAQFFPMLHNLSPSSFVELAMQFVAGQDLSNLARFFCFAWGFWFRRNKLEFDHKILSPSHVISLSLGLLHSYKAVVIKSRMQARSHFSWKAPPVGVLKLNTDGAIFSDAHKAGIGAILCDSSGHVLMAVSKIELALEDPKTVELLAVFRGMQLCISMGISALEVESDCLLLVQALQQEDMSNSLLGNLFSEVKRLCNYFSSVSFVHVYREGNRAAHLLARNAWRVEDIDMWWDSIPDFLSQALWFDKCL; this comes from the exons ATGGTATTTCCAAGTGGTACAGCTGATAAATTGATTTGGAATTTTGAAAGAAATGGGCTGTTTTCGGTTAAAAGCTGCTATAGGCTGATTATGGACCTCTCTCGGCTTGAAACTTCTGAATCCTCTAATGTTAGATCTCAGCAGAAGTTATGGAAAGCTTTATGGAAGATGCCGGtgccaaataaaattaaagtttttgcTTGGAGAGCTTGTATGGATAGTCTTCCATCTAAAGTTAAATTGATGCAGAAACAG GTGCAAGCTTTTTGGGCTCAGTTTTTCCCTATGTTACACAATCTTAGTCCTAGTAGTTTTGTTGAGTTGGCTATGCAGTTTGTTGCTGGACAAGATTTGTCTAATTTGGCaagatttttctgttttgcatgGGGTTTCTGGTTTAGGAGGAATAAACTTGAATTTGATCACAAAATCCTCTCTCCTTCTCATGTCATTTCCCTTTCTTTGGGTCTGTTACATAGTTATAAAGCTGTGGTGATTAAATCTCGGATGCAAGCCCGGTCTCATTTTAGTTGGAAAGCTCCCCCTGTAGGTGTGCTGAAACTTAATACTGATGGTGCCATTTTTTCAGATGCTCATAAAGCTGGTATTGGTGCTATATTGTGTGATTCTTCTGGGCATGTTCTTATGGCTGTTTCAAAAATTGAGCTAGCTTTAGAAGATCCTAAAACCGTGGAGCTCCTGGCTGTTTTCCGTGGCATGCAATTGTGCATTTCAATGGGCATCTCGGCTCTTGAGGTGGAAAGTGATTGCTTGCTCCTTGTCCAAGCTTTACAACAGGAAGATATGTCAAATTCTTTGCTAGGCAATTTGTTTTCAGAAGTGAAAcgtttatgtaattatttttcaagTGTTTCCTTTGTTCATGTGTATAGAGAGGGCAATAGAGCTGCTCATCTACTTGCTAGAAATGCTTGGAGAGTAGAAGATATTGATATGTGGTGGGATAGTATTCCagactttctttctcaagccttatggtttgataaatgtCTGTAA
- the LOC122294587 gene encoding WAT1-related protein At5g07050-like: protein MEKRGCCSGFLEASKPYFAMISLQFGYSGMNILSKLSLSGGMSHYVLVVYRHAFATAVIAPFAFIFERKEQPRITFPVFVQIFVLALLGPVIDQNFYYAGLKYTSPTFSCAISNMLPAMTFVMAVIFRMEKLSLKKVRCQAKLVGTAVTVAGAMLMTLYRGPLVEMVWSKHIHPPKSYAKSSSGNSDKDWFKGSIFLIIATLAWSGLFVLQTHALKTYKNHQLSLTSLMCFVGTLQAIAVTFVMEHKTSVWKIGFDMNLLAAAYAGIVTSSISYFVQGLVIKKKGPVFATAFSPLMMIIVAILGSFILAEKIFLGGVLGSILIVMGLYSVLWGKHKESMENKAALEEEIPDAIKVAQVSGKAVSIIGDIEANEIQMAKGSDDRELAATNK from the exons ATGGAGAAGCGCGGATGCTGCAGCGGCTTCCTAGAAGCCTCGAAACCCTACTTTGCAATGATATCGCTACAATTTGGCTATTCCGGAATGAACATCCTTAGTAAACTTTCTCTCAGCGGAGGGATGAGCCACTACGTGCTGGTGGTTTACCGCCATGCCTTTGCAACTGCGGTCATCGCCCCCTTTGCTTTCATTTTCGAGAG GAAAGAGCAGCCAAGGATTACATTTCCTGTTTTCGTCCAGATATTCGTCCTCGCTCTTCTTGG TCCGGTGATTGATCAGAACTTCTATTATGCCGGGCTGAAATATACGTCGCCAACTTTCTCATGCGCAATAAGCAACATGCTCCCTGCCATGACGTTTGTCATGGCAGTCATATTCAG aatggAGAAGCTGAGCCTGAAGAAAGTAAGGTGCCAAGCAAAGCTAGTGGGAACCGCAGTGACAGTGGCTGGGGCTATGCTAATGACTTTGTACAGAGGACCCTTAGTGGAGATGGTTTGGTCGAAGCACATCCATCCTCCTAAATCTTATGCGAAAAGTTCCTCCGGAAACAGCGACAAGGACTGGTTCAAGGGCTCCATCTTTCTTATCATCGCTACCCTTGCCTGGTCGGGCCTTTTTGTTTTGCAA ACACATGCGTTGAAGACATACAAGAATCATCAGCTGTCTCTTACATCTCTGATGTGCTTTGTGGGCACTCTTCAAGCCATTGCCGTCACCTTTGTCATGGAGCACAAAACCTCCGTTTGGAAAATTGGCTTTGACATGAATCTCCTTGCTGCCGCCTATGCT GGAATCGTGACATCAAGCATTTCATACTTTGTCCAAGGGCTAGTGATAAAGAAAAAAGGACCCGTCTTTGCAACTGCTTTTAGCCCCTTGATGATGATAATTGTAGCCATTCTGGGCTCCTTTATCCTGGCAGAGAAGATTTTTCTTGGAGG TGTGCTGGGTTCTATCTTGATTGTAATGGGACTTTACTCAGTACTATGGGGAAAGCACAAAGAGAGTATGGAGAATAAAGCCGCTCTTGAGGAAGAGATACCAGATGCTATAAAGGTTGCTCAAGTAAGTGGGAAGGCTGTTTCAATAATCGGGGATATTGAAGCAAATGAAATCCAAATGGCAAAGGGATCAGATGATCGAGAATTAGCGGCCACTAACAAATAA